A DNA window from Argopecten irradians isolate NY chromosome 10, Ai_NY, whole genome shotgun sequence contains the following coding sequences:
- the LOC138333659 gene encoding uncharacterized protein isoform X11, whose product MSENNYTLHSGMLERITKDTKGKEKREELWAVLKRNNYMFFFTDRTEHTIETHIGKLPINVHTVFTRREKEEKKYGGYIFTIFARDKSINIESNVKFKTNKKSIMEQWRGYISILAKDMIPHDLDLPTDTIQEMDFVLAELRRSTREPGVQRSERSRFSIDSGITHDSVSSVTVTTQRTSASGGSGGSGGSSAPSIDGRSGKRHKFSNNPEGDDVYPSWFISDCSRDKAMNIFTKVGTRYGNTLMRESAQAASHGTYVISYCSSAKDRIPVCDHFKVLRTRAGFRIDVEEKHPDMTNLTDVMMFFIKLNGADRTQSLTTNDLTLLGLVDSGYATYLPDKVDQPPRHSAAIPRNIQFREDRDRQNSEPPPGKVKRRDYDYEAPVSNPRPKTVTGATLQNEMKKYNMDQGQTREPVHSNRHFHPDMKGSNTVAPMRRGGRSELPKHTRVSMPDPTQLKQSPQSAAPWHRDFHVNTTSPPKQREETPPPPCEATSPLGYENDKPDFDKNSSRNKMDGNRETPPPNYKAPAPPPNVHSVSSGQTMDALSHDIPPPDHMAPPPPAHMSPPPPHISDHGAKRMAKAPPSFKAPQSPPKINETAIPPAPPVPGIPAPPPPPPIIGSSRDKLSQSPIKKHTGSLVTGRKKRLLSGDFDDVEHRFPNARRPTAPNIWGMPGSRNANVNYQDARMKQMRSQSVPNLANQLKGVKLSPPQKPINLDEKANPPRYVPTKPPPILPSPHSGPQVYANSDIQEEVYMNDQTDDLYVNDTVDGVKTPPVCPTHAQYVNTTKAVAEPVSSSSSGVETSGKPSVQALKKKLNLEAIIGGSAGKQKPEVQKVISPPAKGKRDIPLPAIPTEAHAEHIDEIYDFLEEG is encoded by the exons GAATTATGGGCTGTACTGAAGAGAAATAACTACATGTTCTTTTTCACGGATCGAACAGAGCACACTATtgaaaca CATATCGGGAAGCTACCTATTAATGTTCACACCGTGTTTACAAGAAGAGAGAAGGAAGAGAAGAAATATGGCGGCTACATCTTCACAATATTTGCAAGAGATAAAAGTATTAACATTGAGTCGAATGTCAAGTTTAAG ACAAATAAGAAATCCATTATGGAGCAGTGGCGAGGCTACATTTCAATTCTAGCGAAG GATATGATACCGCACGACCTTGACCTCCCGACAGATACTATTCAGGAAATGGATTTTGTACTTGCGGAATTAAGGCGGTCCACTAGAGAACCAGGAGTTCAGAGGAGCGAGCGATCTCGTTTTAGTATTGACAGCGGAATCACTCATGATTCAGTCAGCAGTGTAACTGTAACTACGCAACGCACTTCCGCTTCCGGAGGATCAGGCGGAAGCGGAGGGAGCTCAGCTCCAAGTATTGATGGGCGTAGTGGGAAG AGACACAAATTCTCAAATAATCCTGAAGGGGATGATGTGTATCCCAGCTGGTTTATTTCTGACTGTTCTCGCGACAAAGCGATGAATATATTCACAAAAGTAGGTACCCGATATGGGAATACGTTGATGAGGGAGAGTGCCCAGGCGGCGTCCCATGGAACCTACGTCATCAGTTATTGTTCCAGTGCTAAGGACAG AATTCCCGTATGTGATCACTTTAAAGTACTAAGAACGCGTGCGGGATTTAGAATCGACGTCGAGGAAAAG CACCCTGACATGACGAATCTAACAGACGTTATGATGTTTTTCATCAAACTGAATGGTGCTGATCGTACGCAATCCCTGACCACTAACGATCTCACTCTACTGGGACTGGTAGATTCAGGATACGCCACGTATCTGCCCGACAAAG TTGACCAACCACCACGGCATAGCGCGGCTATACCACGAAACATCCAATTTAGGGAGGATCGAGATAGGCAGAATTCGGAACCACCACCAG GCAAAGTAAAACGACGCG ATTACGACTATGAAGCCCCGGTTTCTAATCCTCGGCCAAAAACCGTAACGGGAGCCACATTGCAAAATGAGATGAAAAAGTATAATATGGATCAAGGACAAACGAGag AGCCAGTCCATAGCAACAGACACTTTCACCCAGACATGAAAGGTAGCAATACGGTCGCTCCAATGCGAAGGGGTGGCCGTTCTGAGTTGCCCAAGCATACAAGAGTAAGCATGCCAGACCCGACACAGCTTAAACAATCACCCCAGTCTGCAG CACCATGGCATAGAGATTTCCATGTTAACACCACTTCTCCGCCTAAACAAAGGGAGGAAACTCCGCCACCACCTTGTGAGGCAACTTCTCCGCTAGGATATGAAAATGACAAGCCGgactttgacaaaa ACAGTTCAAGAAACAAAATGGACGGTAATCGTGAAACACCGCCACCGAATTACAAGGCACCAGCCCCACCTCCAAACGTACATTCTG TAAGTTCGGGACAAACCATGGATGCTCTAAGTCATGACATACCACCGCCTGATCACATGGCGCCTCCTCCTCCCGCGCACATGTCGCCTCCTCCTCCCCACATTTCTGACCATG GCGCAAAGAGAATGGCGAAAGCTCCCCCTTCATTTAAAGCCCCACAAAGTCCTCCAAAAATCAACG AGACAGCGATACCACCTGCTCCTCCAGTACCTGGAATTCCTGCTCCTCCCCCTCCTCCACCGATAATAG GATCCTCTAGGGACAAACTCAGTCAGTCTCCCATCAAGAAACATACTGGTAGTTTGGTCACTGGAAGAAAAAAACGTTTGTTGAGCGGCGATTTTGATGACGTAGAACACAGGTTTCCAAATGCACGTCGACCAACCGCTCCTAACATCTGGGGAATGCCGGGTAGTCGAAATGCAAATGTTAATT ATCAAGATGCCAGAATGAAACAAATGCGCTCACAGTCTGTCCCTAATCTGGCAAATCAGCTGAAAGGTGTAAAGCTAAGCCCGCCGCAAAAACCAATTAACCTGGATGAAAAAG CTAACCCTCCGCGGTATGTACCAACCAAACCCCCACCTATACTACCATCACCACACTCTGGTCCACAAGTGTACGCAAACTCCGATATCCAGGAGGAAGTTTATATGAATGATCAAACCGATGACTTGTACGTGAATGACACTGTGGATGGCGTGAAAACCCCACCAGTTTGTCCCACGCATGCACAATATGTCAATACAACGAAAG CGGTTGCGGAGCCTGTTAGTTCATCTTCCAGTGGAGTTGAAACCTCAG GGAAGCCATCTGTGCAAGCTTTAAAGAAAAAACTAAATTTAGAGGCGATAATTGGTGGCTCTGCTGGGAAACAAAAACCAGAAGTAcaaaaagttatctcccctccaGCTAAGGGGAAAAGAGACATCCCACTCCCAGCTATACCAACAGAAGCACACGCAGAGCACATAGATGAAATATATGATTTTCTAGAGGAAGGTTAG
- the LOC138333659 gene encoding uncharacterized protein isoform X14 has protein sequence MSENNYTLHSGMLERITKDTKGKEKREELWAVLKRNNYMFFFTDRTEHTIETHIGKLPINVHTVFTRREKEEKKYGGYIFTIFARDKSINIESNVKFKTNKKSIMEQWRGYISILAKDMIPHDLDLPTDTIQEMDFVLAELRRSTREPGVQRSERSRFSIDSGITHDSVSSVTVTTQRTSASGGSGGSGGSSAPSIDGRSGKRHKFSNNPEGDDVYPSWFISDCSRDKAMNIFTKVGTRYGNTLMRESAQAASHGTYVISYCSSAKDRIPVCDHFKVLRTRAGFRIDVEEKHPDMTNLTDVMMFFIKLNGADRTQSLTTNDLTLLGLVDSGYATYLPDKVDQPPRHSAAIPRNIQFREDRDRQNSEPPPAPWHRDFHVNTTSPPKQREETPPPPCEATSPLGYENDKPDFDKNSSRNKMDGNRETPPPNYKAPAPPPNVHSVSSGQTMDALSHDIPPPDHMAPPPPAHMSPPPPHISDHGAKRMAKAPPSFKAPQSPPKINETAIPPAPPVPGIPAPPPPPPIIGSSRDKLSQSPIKKHTGSLVTGRKKRLLSGDFDDVEHRFPNARRPTAPNIWGMPGSRNANVNYQDARMKQMRSQSVPNLANQLKGVKLSPPQKPINLDEKVTTSFIQRNPPRTVLPKQSVSFDSGNDRSGTRFNIGSKSPEVSSNEPEVDGSHPGGVGTITRKFGQMITTKKDNANPPRYVPTKPPPILPSPHSGPQVYANSDIQEEVYMNDQTDDLYVNDTVDGVKTPPVCPTHAQYVNTTKAVAEPVSSSSSGVETSGKPSVQALKKKLNLEAIIGGSAGKQKPEVQKVISPPAKGKRDIPLPAIPTEAHAEHIDEIYDFLEEG, from the exons GAATTATGGGCTGTACTGAAGAGAAATAACTACATGTTCTTTTTCACGGATCGAACAGAGCACACTATtgaaaca CATATCGGGAAGCTACCTATTAATGTTCACACCGTGTTTACAAGAAGAGAGAAGGAAGAGAAGAAATATGGCGGCTACATCTTCACAATATTTGCAAGAGATAAAAGTATTAACATTGAGTCGAATGTCAAGTTTAAG ACAAATAAGAAATCCATTATGGAGCAGTGGCGAGGCTACATTTCAATTCTAGCGAAG GATATGATACCGCACGACCTTGACCTCCCGACAGATACTATTCAGGAAATGGATTTTGTACTTGCGGAATTAAGGCGGTCCACTAGAGAACCAGGAGTTCAGAGGAGCGAGCGATCTCGTTTTAGTATTGACAGCGGAATCACTCATGATTCAGTCAGCAGTGTAACTGTAACTACGCAACGCACTTCCGCTTCCGGAGGATCAGGCGGAAGCGGAGGGAGCTCAGCTCCAAGTATTGATGGGCGTAGTGGGAAG AGACACAAATTCTCAAATAATCCTGAAGGGGATGATGTGTATCCCAGCTGGTTTATTTCTGACTGTTCTCGCGACAAAGCGATGAATATATTCACAAAAGTAGGTACCCGATATGGGAATACGTTGATGAGGGAGAGTGCCCAGGCGGCGTCCCATGGAACCTACGTCATCAGTTATTGTTCCAGTGCTAAGGACAG AATTCCCGTATGTGATCACTTTAAAGTACTAAGAACGCGTGCGGGATTTAGAATCGACGTCGAGGAAAAG CACCCTGACATGACGAATCTAACAGACGTTATGATGTTTTTCATCAAACTGAATGGTGCTGATCGTACGCAATCCCTGACCACTAACGATCTCACTCTACTGGGACTGGTAGATTCAGGATACGCCACGTATCTGCCCGACAAAG TTGACCAACCACCACGGCATAGCGCGGCTATACCACGAAACATCCAATTTAGGGAGGATCGAGATAGGCAGAATTCGGAACCACCACCAG CACCATGGCATAGAGATTTCCATGTTAACACCACTTCTCCGCCTAAACAAAGGGAGGAAACTCCGCCACCACCTTGTGAGGCAACTTCTCCGCTAGGATATGAAAATGACAAGCCGgactttgacaaaa ACAGTTCAAGAAACAAAATGGACGGTAATCGTGAAACACCGCCACCGAATTACAAGGCACCAGCCCCACCTCCAAACGTACATTCTG TAAGTTCGGGACAAACCATGGATGCTCTAAGTCATGACATACCACCGCCTGATCACATGGCGCCTCCTCCTCCCGCGCACATGTCGCCTCCTCCTCCCCACATTTCTGACCATG GCGCAAAGAGAATGGCGAAAGCTCCCCCTTCATTTAAAGCCCCACAAAGTCCTCCAAAAATCAACG AGACAGCGATACCACCTGCTCCTCCAGTACCTGGAATTCCTGCTCCTCCCCCTCCTCCACCGATAATAG GATCCTCTAGGGACAAACTCAGTCAGTCTCCCATCAAGAAACATACTGGTAGTTTGGTCACTGGAAGAAAAAAACGTTTGTTGAGCGGCGATTTTGATGACGTAGAACACAGGTTTCCAAATGCACGTCGACCAACCGCTCCTAACATCTGGGGAATGCCGGGTAGTCGAAATGCAAATGTTAATT ATCAAGATGCCAGAATGAAACAAATGCGCTCACAGTCTGTCCCTAATCTGGCAAATCAGCTGAAAGGTGTAAAGCTAAGCCCGCCGCAAAAACCAATTAACCTGGATGAAAAAG TGACCACTTCCTTTATACAACGGAATCCACCAAGGACAGTATTGCCAAAGCAGAGTGTTAGTTTCGACAGCGGAAATGATAGGTCTGGAACGAGGTTTAATATCGGAAGTAAGTCGCCGGAAGTGAGTTCTAATGAACCAGAGGTCGATGGTTCTCATCCCGGAGGTGTCGGCACGATAACCAGGAAGTTTGGTCAAATGATAACTACAAAAAAAGATAATG CTAACCCTCCGCGGTATGTACCAACCAAACCCCCACCTATACTACCATCACCACACTCTGGTCCACAAGTGTACGCAAACTCCGATATCCAGGAGGAAGTTTATATGAATGATCAAACCGATGACTTGTACGTGAATGACACTGTGGATGGCGTGAAAACCCCACCAGTTTGTCCCACGCATGCACAATATGTCAATACAACGAAAG CGGTTGCGGAGCCTGTTAGTTCATCTTCCAGTGGAGTTGAAACCTCAG GGAAGCCATCTGTGCAAGCTTTAAAGAAAAAACTAAATTTAGAGGCGATAATTGGTGGCTCTGCTGGGAAACAAAAACCAGAAGTAcaaaaagttatctcccctccaGCTAAGGGGAAAAGAGACATCCCACTCCCAGCTATACCAACAGAAGCACACGCAGAGCACATAGATGAAATATATGATTTTCTAGAGGAAGGTTAG
- the LOC138333659 gene encoding uncharacterized protein isoform X2 has protein sequence MSENNYTLHSGMLERITKDTKGKEKREELWAVLKRNNYMFFFTDRTEHTIETHIGKLPINVHTVFTRREKEEKKYGGYIFTIFARDKSINIESNVKFKTNKKSIMEQWRGYISILAKDMIPHDLDLPTDTIQEMDFVLAELRRSTREPGVQRSERSRFSIDSGITHDSVSSVTVTTQRTSASGGSGGSGGSSAPSIDGRSGKRHKFSNNPEGDDVYPSWFISDCSRDKAMNIFTKVGTRYGNTLMRESAQAASHGTYVISYCSSAKDRIPVCDHFKVLRTRAGFRIDVEEKHPDMTNLTDVMMFFIKLNGADRTQSLTTNDLTLLGLVDSGYATYLPDKVDQPPRHSAAIPRNIQFREDRDRQNSEPPPDYDYEAPVSNPRPKTVTGATLQNEMKKYNMDQGQTREPVHSNRHFHPDMKGSNTVAPMRRGGRSELPKHTRVSMPDPTQLKQSPQSAAPWHRDFHVNTTSPPKQREETPPPPCEATSPLGYENDKPDFDKNSSRNKMDGNRETPPPNYKAPAPPPNVHSVSSGQTMDALSHDIPPPDHMAPPPPAHMSPPPPHISDHGAKRMAKAPPSFKAPQSPPKINETAIPPAPPVPGIPAPPPPPPIIGSSRDKLSQSPIKKHTGSLVTGRKKRLLSGDFDDVEHRFPNARRPTAPNIWGMPGSRNANVNYQDARMKQMRSQSVPNLANQLKGVKLSPPQKPINLDEKVTTSFIQRNPPRTVLPKQSVSFDSGNDRSGTRFNIGSKSPEVSSNEPEVDGSHPGGVGTITRKFGQMITTKKDNANPPRYVPTKPPPILPSPHSGPQVYANSDIQEEVYMNDQTDDLYVNDTVDGVKTPPVCPTHAQYVNTTKAVAEPVSSSSSGVETSGKPSVQALKKKLNLEAIIGGSAGKQKPEVQKVISPPAKGKRDIPLPAIPTEAHAEHIDEIYDFLEEG, from the exons GAATTATGGGCTGTACTGAAGAGAAATAACTACATGTTCTTTTTCACGGATCGAACAGAGCACACTATtgaaaca CATATCGGGAAGCTACCTATTAATGTTCACACCGTGTTTACAAGAAGAGAGAAGGAAGAGAAGAAATATGGCGGCTACATCTTCACAATATTTGCAAGAGATAAAAGTATTAACATTGAGTCGAATGTCAAGTTTAAG ACAAATAAGAAATCCATTATGGAGCAGTGGCGAGGCTACATTTCAATTCTAGCGAAG GATATGATACCGCACGACCTTGACCTCCCGACAGATACTATTCAGGAAATGGATTTTGTACTTGCGGAATTAAGGCGGTCCACTAGAGAACCAGGAGTTCAGAGGAGCGAGCGATCTCGTTTTAGTATTGACAGCGGAATCACTCATGATTCAGTCAGCAGTGTAACTGTAACTACGCAACGCACTTCCGCTTCCGGAGGATCAGGCGGAAGCGGAGGGAGCTCAGCTCCAAGTATTGATGGGCGTAGTGGGAAG AGACACAAATTCTCAAATAATCCTGAAGGGGATGATGTGTATCCCAGCTGGTTTATTTCTGACTGTTCTCGCGACAAAGCGATGAATATATTCACAAAAGTAGGTACCCGATATGGGAATACGTTGATGAGGGAGAGTGCCCAGGCGGCGTCCCATGGAACCTACGTCATCAGTTATTGTTCCAGTGCTAAGGACAG AATTCCCGTATGTGATCACTTTAAAGTACTAAGAACGCGTGCGGGATTTAGAATCGACGTCGAGGAAAAG CACCCTGACATGACGAATCTAACAGACGTTATGATGTTTTTCATCAAACTGAATGGTGCTGATCGTACGCAATCCCTGACCACTAACGATCTCACTCTACTGGGACTGGTAGATTCAGGATACGCCACGTATCTGCCCGACAAAG TTGACCAACCACCACGGCATAGCGCGGCTATACCACGAAACATCCAATTTAGGGAGGATCGAGATAGGCAGAATTCGGAACCACCACCAG ATTACGACTATGAAGCCCCGGTTTCTAATCCTCGGCCAAAAACCGTAACGGGAGCCACATTGCAAAATGAGATGAAAAAGTATAATATGGATCAAGGACAAACGAGag AGCCAGTCCATAGCAACAGACACTTTCACCCAGACATGAAAGGTAGCAATACGGTCGCTCCAATGCGAAGGGGTGGCCGTTCTGAGTTGCCCAAGCATACAAGAGTAAGCATGCCAGACCCGACACAGCTTAAACAATCACCCCAGTCTGCAG CACCATGGCATAGAGATTTCCATGTTAACACCACTTCTCCGCCTAAACAAAGGGAGGAAACTCCGCCACCACCTTGTGAGGCAACTTCTCCGCTAGGATATGAAAATGACAAGCCGgactttgacaaaa ACAGTTCAAGAAACAAAATGGACGGTAATCGTGAAACACCGCCACCGAATTACAAGGCACCAGCCCCACCTCCAAACGTACATTCTG TAAGTTCGGGACAAACCATGGATGCTCTAAGTCATGACATACCACCGCCTGATCACATGGCGCCTCCTCCTCCCGCGCACATGTCGCCTCCTCCTCCCCACATTTCTGACCATG GCGCAAAGAGAATGGCGAAAGCTCCCCCTTCATTTAAAGCCCCACAAAGTCCTCCAAAAATCAACG AGACAGCGATACCACCTGCTCCTCCAGTACCTGGAATTCCTGCTCCTCCCCCTCCTCCACCGATAATAG GATCCTCTAGGGACAAACTCAGTCAGTCTCCCATCAAGAAACATACTGGTAGTTTGGTCACTGGAAGAAAAAAACGTTTGTTGAGCGGCGATTTTGATGACGTAGAACACAGGTTTCCAAATGCACGTCGACCAACCGCTCCTAACATCTGGGGAATGCCGGGTAGTCGAAATGCAAATGTTAATT ATCAAGATGCCAGAATGAAACAAATGCGCTCACAGTCTGTCCCTAATCTGGCAAATCAGCTGAAAGGTGTAAAGCTAAGCCCGCCGCAAAAACCAATTAACCTGGATGAAAAAG TGACCACTTCCTTTATACAACGGAATCCACCAAGGACAGTATTGCCAAAGCAGAGTGTTAGTTTCGACAGCGGAAATGATAGGTCTGGAACGAGGTTTAATATCGGAAGTAAGTCGCCGGAAGTGAGTTCTAATGAACCAGAGGTCGATGGTTCTCATCCCGGAGGTGTCGGCACGATAACCAGGAAGTTTGGTCAAATGATAACTACAAAAAAAGATAATG CTAACCCTCCGCGGTATGTACCAACCAAACCCCCACCTATACTACCATCACCACACTCTGGTCCACAAGTGTACGCAAACTCCGATATCCAGGAGGAAGTTTATATGAATGATCAAACCGATGACTTGTACGTGAATGACACTGTGGATGGCGTGAAAACCCCACCAGTTTGTCCCACGCATGCACAATATGTCAATACAACGAAAG CGGTTGCGGAGCCTGTTAGTTCATCTTCCAGTGGAGTTGAAACCTCAG GGAAGCCATCTGTGCAAGCTTTAAAGAAAAAACTAAATTTAGAGGCGATAATTGGTGGCTCTGCTGGGAAACAAAAACCAGAAGTAcaaaaagttatctcccctccaGCTAAGGGGAAAAGAGACATCCCACTCCCAGCTATACCAACAGAAGCACACGCAGAGCACATAGATGAAATATATGATTTTCTAGAGGAAGGTTAG
- the LOC138333659 gene encoding uncharacterized protein isoform X5, translating to MSENNYTLHSGMLERITKDTKGKEKREELWAVLKRNNYMFFFTDRTEHTIETHIGKLPINVHTVFTRREKEEKKYGGYIFTIFARDKSINIESNVKFKTNKKSIMEQWRGYISILAKDMIPHDLDLPTDTIQEMDFVLAELRRSTREPGVQRSERSRFSIDSGITHDSVSSVTVTTQRTSASGGSGGSGGSSAPSIDGRSGKRHKFSNNPEGDDVYPSWFISDCSRDKAMNIFTKVGTRYGNTLMRESAQAASHGTYVISYCSSAKDRIPVCDHFKVLRTRAGFRIDVEEKHPDMTNLTDVMMFFIKLNGADRTQSLTTNDLTLLGLVDSGYATYLPDKVDQPPRHSAAIPRNIQFREDRDRQNSEPPPGKVKRRDYDYEAPVSNPRPKTVTGATLQNEMKKYNMDQGQTRAPWHRDFHVNTTSPPKQREETPPPPCEATSPLGYENDKPDFDKNSSRNKMDGNRETPPPNYKAPAPPPNVHSVSSGQTMDALSHDIPPPDHMAPPPPAHMSPPPPHISDHGAKRMAKAPPSFKAPQSPPKINETAIPPAPPVPGIPAPPPPPPIIGSSRDKLSQSPIKKHTGSLVTGRKKRLLSGDFDDVEHRFPNARRPTAPNIWGMPGSRNANVNYQDARMKQMRSQSVPNLANQLKGVKLSPPQKPINLDEKVTTSFIQRNPPRTVLPKQSVSFDSGNDRSGTRFNIGSKSPEVSSNEPEVDGSHPGGVGTITRKFGQMITTKKDNANPPRYVPTKPPPILPSPHSGPQVYANSDIQEEVYMNDQTDDLYVNDTVDGVKTPPVCPTHAQYVNTTKAVAEPVSSSSSGVETSGKPSVQALKKKLNLEAIIGGSAGKQKPEVQKVISPPAKGKRDIPLPAIPTEAHAEHIDEIYDFLEEG from the exons GAATTATGGGCTGTACTGAAGAGAAATAACTACATGTTCTTTTTCACGGATCGAACAGAGCACACTATtgaaaca CATATCGGGAAGCTACCTATTAATGTTCACACCGTGTTTACAAGAAGAGAGAAGGAAGAGAAGAAATATGGCGGCTACATCTTCACAATATTTGCAAGAGATAAAAGTATTAACATTGAGTCGAATGTCAAGTTTAAG ACAAATAAGAAATCCATTATGGAGCAGTGGCGAGGCTACATTTCAATTCTAGCGAAG GATATGATACCGCACGACCTTGACCTCCCGACAGATACTATTCAGGAAATGGATTTTGTACTTGCGGAATTAAGGCGGTCCACTAGAGAACCAGGAGTTCAGAGGAGCGAGCGATCTCGTTTTAGTATTGACAGCGGAATCACTCATGATTCAGTCAGCAGTGTAACTGTAACTACGCAACGCACTTCCGCTTCCGGAGGATCAGGCGGAAGCGGAGGGAGCTCAGCTCCAAGTATTGATGGGCGTAGTGGGAAG AGACACAAATTCTCAAATAATCCTGAAGGGGATGATGTGTATCCCAGCTGGTTTATTTCTGACTGTTCTCGCGACAAAGCGATGAATATATTCACAAAAGTAGGTACCCGATATGGGAATACGTTGATGAGGGAGAGTGCCCAGGCGGCGTCCCATGGAACCTACGTCATCAGTTATTGTTCCAGTGCTAAGGACAG AATTCCCGTATGTGATCACTTTAAAGTACTAAGAACGCGTGCGGGATTTAGAATCGACGTCGAGGAAAAG CACCCTGACATGACGAATCTAACAGACGTTATGATGTTTTTCATCAAACTGAATGGTGCTGATCGTACGCAATCCCTGACCACTAACGATCTCACTCTACTGGGACTGGTAGATTCAGGATACGCCACGTATCTGCCCGACAAAG TTGACCAACCACCACGGCATAGCGCGGCTATACCACGAAACATCCAATTTAGGGAGGATCGAGATAGGCAGAATTCGGAACCACCACCAG GCAAAGTAAAACGACGCG ATTACGACTATGAAGCCCCGGTTTCTAATCCTCGGCCAAAAACCGTAACGGGAGCCACATTGCAAAATGAGATGAAAAAGTATAATATGGATCAAGGACAAACGAGag CACCATGGCATAGAGATTTCCATGTTAACACCACTTCTCCGCCTAAACAAAGGGAGGAAACTCCGCCACCACCTTGTGAGGCAACTTCTCCGCTAGGATATGAAAATGACAAGCCGgactttgacaaaa ACAGTTCAAGAAACAAAATGGACGGTAATCGTGAAACACCGCCACCGAATTACAAGGCACCAGCCCCACCTCCAAACGTACATTCTG TAAGTTCGGGACAAACCATGGATGCTCTAAGTCATGACATACCACCGCCTGATCACATGGCGCCTCCTCCTCCCGCGCACATGTCGCCTCCTCCTCCCCACATTTCTGACCATG GCGCAAAGAGAATGGCGAAAGCTCCCCCTTCATTTAAAGCCCCACAAAGTCCTCCAAAAATCAACG AGACAGCGATACCACCTGCTCCTCCAGTACCTGGAATTCCTGCTCCTCCCCCTCCTCCACCGATAATAG GATCCTCTAGGGACAAACTCAGTCAGTCTCCCATCAAGAAACATACTGGTAGTTTGGTCACTGGAAGAAAAAAACGTTTGTTGAGCGGCGATTTTGATGACGTAGAACACAGGTTTCCAAATGCACGTCGACCAACCGCTCCTAACATCTGGGGAATGCCGGGTAGTCGAAATGCAAATGTTAATT ATCAAGATGCCAGAATGAAACAAATGCGCTCACAGTCTGTCCCTAATCTGGCAAATCAGCTGAAAGGTGTAAAGCTAAGCCCGCCGCAAAAACCAATTAACCTGGATGAAAAAG TGACCACTTCCTTTATACAACGGAATCCACCAAGGACAGTATTGCCAAAGCAGAGTGTTAGTTTCGACAGCGGAAATGATAGGTCTGGAACGAGGTTTAATATCGGAAGTAAGTCGCCGGAAGTGAGTTCTAATGAACCAGAGGTCGATGGTTCTCATCCCGGAGGTGTCGGCACGATAACCAGGAAGTTTGGTCAAATGATAACTACAAAAAAAGATAATG CTAACCCTCCGCGGTATGTACCAACCAAACCCCCACCTATACTACCATCACCACACTCTGGTCCACAAGTGTACGCAAACTCCGATATCCAGGAGGAAGTTTATATGAATGATCAAACCGATGACTTGTACGTGAATGACACTGTGGATGGCGTGAAAACCCCACCAGTTTGTCCCACGCATGCACAATATGTCAATACAACGAAAG CGGTTGCGGAGCCTGTTAGTTCATCTTCCAGTGGAGTTGAAACCTCAG GGAAGCCATCTGTGCAAGCTTTAAAGAAAAAACTAAATTTAGAGGCGATAATTGGTGGCTCTGCTGGGAAACAAAAACCAGAAGTAcaaaaagttatctcccctccaGCTAAGGGGAAAAGAGACATCCCACTCCCAGCTATACCAACAGAAGCACACGCAGAGCACATAGATGAAATATATGATTTTCTAGAGGAAGGTTAG